Proteins co-encoded in one Microbacterium hydrocarbonoxydans genomic window:
- a CDS encoding aldo/keto reductase, producing the protein MTTNITLNNGIEMPALGFGVFQAAPEETVDAVSAALETGYRLIDTAAAYGNEREVGEAIRRSGIARDEVFIETKVWISDFGYDETLHAFEKSTGKLGVDRLDLLILHQALPTRFDLTVGAYKALETLLADGRVRAIGVSNFMVEHLDELAAETSIVPALNQIEVHPYFQQREVQQADAAAGIVTQAWSPIGGITAYRPDGASVFDDETLTAIASAHGRSPAQVMLRWHLQQGRSALPKSVRPARIVENFDVFDFELTADQLDAIDALDTGVRRGPEPEDVTLETFGREIPEA; encoded by the coding sequence ATGACCACGAACATCACGCTCAACAACGGCATCGAGATGCCCGCCCTCGGTTTCGGCGTCTTCCAGGCAGCCCCGGAAGAGACCGTCGATGCCGTCAGTGCCGCCCTCGAGACGGGCTACCGCCTGATCGACACGGCCGCCGCCTACGGCAACGAGCGCGAGGTCGGCGAAGCGATCCGCCGCAGCGGCATCGCGCGCGACGAGGTCTTCATCGAGACCAAGGTCTGGATCAGCGACTTCGGCTATGACGAGACGCTGCACGCGTTCGAGAAGTCGACCGGCAAGCTCGGCGTCGACCGGCTCGACCTGCTGATCCTGCACCAGGCGCTGCCGACCCGCTTCGACCTCACCGTCGGCGCCTACAAGGCGCTCGAGACCCTGCTCGCAGACGGCCGCGTGCGCGCCATCGGCGTCAGCAACTTCATGGTGGAGCACCTCGACGAGCTGGCGGCCGAGACGAGTATCGTGCCCGCGCTCAACCAGATCGAGGTGCACCCGTACTTCCAGCAACGAGAGGTGCAGCAGGCCGATGCCGCGGCCGGCATCGTGACGCAGGCGTGGTCGCCGATCGGCGGCATCACGGCCTACCGCCCCGACGGCGCCTCCGTCTTCGATGACGAGACCCTCACGGCCATCGCTTCGGCGCACGGCAGGTCGCCCGCTCAGGTGATGCTGCGCTGGCACCTGCAGCAGGGCCGGTCGGCGCTGCCGAAGTCGGTGCGGCCCGCTCGCATCGTCGAGAACTTCGATGTCTTCGACTTCGAGCTCACGGCCGATCAGCTCGACGCGATCGACGCTCTCGACACCGGTGTCCGCCGAGGCCCCGAGCCCGAAGACGTCACGCTCGAGACGTTCGGGCGCGAGATCCCCGAGGCATGA
- a CDS encoding helix-turn-helix transcriptional regulator: MRAEGDSTSTSLRTARERTVEDMDTRSEVREFLSSRRDRITPDQAGLPAFGGNRRVPGLRREEVSLLAGVSVDYYTRLERGDLSGVSDSVLDALARALQLDEAETAHLFDLARTANASPVARTPRRKAETLRPSILRLLDAMTEAPAIVRNNYFDYLAANALGRALYAPLFTTPVPNSARFAFLDPAAREFYPEWERNTQELVAAMRGEAGRNPYDRKLTDLVGELSTRSERFRTLWAAHNVRFHRSGVKRINHPVVGEMELTYEAFELPADPGLQMSTYTAEPGSASEEKLRMLASWAATDAAPATTSSDAPARPERTGA, encoded by the coding sequence ATGCGGGCTGAGGGAGACTCCACCAGTACCTCCCTCCGCACGGCCAGGGAGCGTACCGTCGAAGACATGGACACCCGCAGCGAGGTGCGCGAATTCCTCTCATCGAGGCGCGATCGCATCACTCCCGACCAGGCCGGCCTTCCCGCATTCGGCGGCAACCGCCGGGTGCCCGGTCTGCGCCGCGAAGAGGTCTCGCTGCTCGCCGGCGTGAGCGTCGACTATTACACCCGGCTCGAGCGCGGCGACCTGTCAGGCGTCTCCGACAGCGTGCTCGATGCGCTCGCCCGTGCGCTGCAGCTCGACGAGGCCGAGACGGCGCACCTGTTCGATCTCGCCCGCACGGCGAACGCCTCGCCCGTCGCTCGCACGCCGCGCAGGAAGGCCGAAACGCTGCGCCCCAGCATCCTGCGCCTGCTCGATGCGATGACCGAGGCCCCGGCGATCGTGCGGAACAACTACTTCGACTACCTCGCTGCGAACGCACTCGGTCGCGCCCTCTACGCGCCGCTGTTCACGACCCCGGTGCCGAACAGCGCGCGGTTCGCGTTCCTCGACCCTGCGGCACGGGAGTTCTACCCCGAGTGGGAGCGCAACACCCAGGAGCTCGTGGCCGCGATGCGCGGCGAAGCGGGGCGCAACCCCTATGACCGCAAGCTCACCGATCTGGTCGGCGAGCTGTCGACACGCAGCGAGCGGTTCCGCACCCTGTGGGCTGCCCACAACGTGCGCTTCCACCGCAGCGGCGTCAAGCGCATCAACCACCCGGTCGTCGGCGAGATGGAGCTGACCTACGAGGCCTTCGAGCTGCCCGCCGACCCCGGCCTGCAGATGTCGACGTACACGGCCGAGCCCGGCTCGGCGTCGGAGGAGAAGCTGCGGATGCTCGCGAGCTGGGCGGCGACCGATGCGGCCCCGGCGACCACGTCATCCGACGCGCCCGCGCGGCCGGAGCGCACCGGGGCCTGA
- a CDS encoding MarR family transcriptional regulator, which produces MSTPVMSERRLDDAEMSTWLPTIRFVQLLPQVLDRTLKAQTGLKHAHYAILVTLAGQGDRAVPMTELAQIAGLSRSRLSHAIDSLEQRGWVTRTSCSSDKRTLTAALTDAGRELLRGAAPVHVAQIRDLILAPLTDDEREQLGTILAKLNPGIAAAL; this is translated from the coding sequence ATGAGCACGCCCGTGATGAGCGAGCGGCGGCTCGACGATGCGGAGATGTCGACCTGGCTGCCGACGATCCGCTTCGTGCAGCTGCTGCCCCAGGTGCTCGATCGCACGCTCAAGGCCCAGACCGGACTCAAGCACGCGCACTATGCGATCCTCGTGACGCTCGCCGGGCAGGGCGATCGGGCTGTCCCGATGACCGAGCTCGCCCAGATCGCCGGGCTCAGCCGCTCACGGCTGAGTCATGCGATCGACTCGCTCGAGCAGCGAGGATGGGTCACGCGCACGTCGTGCAGCAGCGACAAGCGCACGTTGACCGCCGCTCTCACGGATGCCGGTCGTGAGCTGCTGCGAGGAGCGGCCCCTGTGCACGTGGCTCAGATCCGCGACCTGATCCTCGCCCCGCTCACCGACGACGAGCGGGAGCAGCTCGGCACGATCCTCGCCAAGCTGAACCCCGGCATCGCCGCCGCGCTCTAG